A stretch of Dehalococcoidia bacterium DNA encodes these proteins:
- a CDS encoding APC family permease gives MSPDTNNGSSSSNGKKEDIGKLNPDLISIETHRGARPGESYARVKRVSRFIKAGPGYFVAKPEKEIPQNSLERGFRNLKRFFIGRPLYTAEEGQQRLNKIRALAVFGSDAISSSAYATEASLAILMVAGSAALGVSMYTALAVAILLSIVAFSYRQTVHAYPQGGGSYNVSSENLGQRSGLIAAAALLIDYVLTVSVSIVAGSQGVISALIASGHETQVNNLTASLPPYLNLTVMLSIFFIGLMILGNLRGVREAGTVFSIPTYLFIVGMCIMIVMGVIKASTGTLHASTAPPVLVSTAPLTLWLVLRAFSAGAVAMSGTEAISNAVPAFKTPSSRNAATTLTIMATLLGIFFLGITFLSTHMQLVPGKETIISQVALAVFGHNIFYYVFQFATVGILVVAANTAFNGFPRLASVLARDNFMPHQFKFRGDRLVFSTGILFLGIVAAALVVVFEGNVDRLINLYAIGVFLAFCLSNLGMVVHWWRSRTPGWKRSMVINATGAILTAIVLVIAILTKFTSGGWLIVVLIPIIVSLLMLVHRHYTLVGKELSILPDQLPPTKIEQLVLVLIDDVNYASLRAFSFARTIDAEKVVLHIATDPERTQKLKDKMQKYAPDLKLVIIESPTRSFIQPLSDYIAAIHSQSPTAFITLVLPEFITAHFGERFLHNRTAARLREIFEKHPNVTLVMVPYLLEK, from the coding sequence ATGAGCCCTGATACGAATAACGGCAGCTCGAGCTCTAACGGAAAAAAGGAAGACATCGGCAAGCTCAACCCCGACCTGATAAGTATTGAGACGCACCGCGGCGCGCGGCCTGGTGAATCTTATGCCAGGGTTAAGCGCGTCAGCCGCTTTATCAAGGCCGGACCGGGCTATTTCGTGGCCAAGCCTGAAAAAGAGATTCCACAAAACAGTTTAGAGCGCGGCTTCCGCAATCTCAAAAGATTCTTCATAGGTCGTCCGCTTTATACAGCCGAGGAAGGCCAGCAGCGTCTGAACAAGATAAGGGCGCTGGCCGTATTCGGCTCCGACGCCATTTCCTCCAGCGCCTATGCCACAGAAGCCTCGCTGGCCATACTGATGGTGGCGGGGAGCGCTGCCCTGGGCGTATCCATGTACACCGCTCTGGCCGTGGCGATACTGCTCTCCATTGTGGCTTTTTCCTACCGCCAGACCGTACACGCCTACCCGCAGGGTGGCGGTTCCTATAATGTCAGCAGCGAAAACCTGGGCCAGCGCTCCGGCCTGATCGCGGCGGCGGCCCTTCTCATCGACTACGTGTTAACAGTGTCCGTTTCAATCGTTGCCGGGTCGCAGGGCGTAATCTCAGCGCTCATCGCCTCAGGCCACGAAACGCAGGTGAACAACCTGACCGCATCGTTACCACCGTACCTGAACCTGACAGTCATGTTGAGTATTTTTTTCATCGGCCTGATGATTCTGGGGAACCTGCGCGGGGTGCGCGAGGCCGGGACCGTCTTTTCCATTCCTACCTACCTGTTCATCGTCGGCATGTGCATTATGATCGTTATGGGAGTGATAAAGGCGTCCACAGGCACACTGCACGCGTCAACTGCCCCGCCTGTATTGGTGTCAACAGCGCCGTTAACCCTGTGGTTAGTGCTGCGCGCCTTCTCGGCGGGAGCAGTGGCCATGAGCGGCACGGAAGCTATTTCCAACGCAGTGCCCGCTTTCAAAACACCTTCGTCTAGAAATGCCGCCACAACCCTCACTATCATGGCCACTCTGCTCGGAATTTTCTTCCTGGGCATTACCTTTTTATCCACCCATATGCAACTGGTGCCTGGTAAGGAGACTATCATCTCCCAGGTTGCCCTGGCTGTTTTTGGACATAACATTTTCTATTACGTCTTTCAGTTCGCTACCGTGGGCATACTGGTGGTGGCTGCCAATACGGCCTTCAACGGTTTTCCGCGGCTTGCATCGGTTCTGGCGCGCGACAATTTCATGCCGCACCAGTTCAAGTTCCGCGGCGACCGGCTGGTGTTTTCTACAGGCATTCTTTTCCTGGGAATCGTTGCCGCCGCTCTGGTGGTGGTCTTCGAGGGTAACGTCGACCGCCTGATAAACCTCTACGCCATCGGCGTGTTCTTGGCCTTCTGTTTATCTAATTTGGGAATGGTGGTGCACTGGTGGAGGTCGCGTACCCCCGGCTGGAAGAGGAGCATGGTCATCAATGCCACCGGTGCCATACTGACAGCTATCGTCCTGGTGATCGCCATATTGACCAAGTTCACCTCCGGCGGCTGGCTGATAGTGGTCCTTATACCTATCATTGTAAGTCTTCTCATGCTGGTACACCGGCACTATACCCTTGTGGGCAAAGAGTTGAGTATATTACCCGACCAGCTGCCTCCTACCAAAATTGAACAACTGGTGCTGGTGCTCATCGACGACGTGAACTACGCTTCGCTACGGGCTTTTTCTTTCGCCCGCACCATCGATGCCGAGAAGGTGGTGCTGCATATCGCCACCGACCCGGAGCGCACGCAGAAACTCAAGGACAAGATGCAGAAGTACGCCCCGGACCTGAAACTCGTCATTATCGAGTCTCCCACGCGCAGCTTTATCCAGCCCTTGAGCGATTATATCGCCGCCATTCACAGCCAGTCCCCCACGGCTTTCATCACTCTCGTGCTGCCGGAGTTTATCACGGCGCATTTCGGCGAACGCTTCCTGCACAACCGCACCGCCGCCCGCCTGCGCGAAATCTTCGAAAAACACCCCAACGTGACGCTGGTGATGGTGCCATACCTCTTAGAGAAATAG
- a CDS encoding sensor histidine kinase yields MQKTRSYWNSLSFRLSAAFLVVSVSGIALAAILAYRSGNSELDTFITSMGMMGGMMGGMMGQPLLQARQDYLSGIASFLWIAGAAGVVLSLVLGWLFSRQIAQPLDQIADAAHKVAAGDLEQKVDAQGYGEVQDLGESFNNMAATLRHDRDLRRDMIADIAHELRTPISVLQGNIEGMIDGVLPNNRQTLDTLHGETLELARLVEDLRTLSLAEAGQLKFDLQPLDLGKLSARVVDSFKAVASTRGIEIKLSIPSKIELVSADADRTAQVLRNLIDNALKYSPDGRSIEVQVISEKGNVAVSVADHGQGIPAENLPLVFERFYRVDRSRSRSTGGSGLGLAIAKQLVEAQGGSIRMESKPGAGSTFSFSLPEM; encoded by the coding sequence GACTGAGTGCAGCTTTCCTGGTGGTCTCGGTATCGGGGATAGCTCTGGCGGCCATCCTGGCTTACCGTTCGGGCAACAGCGAACTCGATACGTTCATCACAAGCATGGGCATGATGGGCGGCATGATGGGCGGCATGATGGGGCAGCCGCTGCTACAGGCGCGGCAGGATTACCTCAGCGGCATAGCGAGTTTCCTGTGGATAGCAGGAGCGGCGGGAGTGGTGTTGTCGCTCGTGCTGGGCTGGCTTTTTTCGCGCCAGATAGCACAGCCTCTGGACCAGATCGCCGATGCGGCGCATAAAGTGGCTGCGGGAGACCTGGAGCAAAAAGTGGACGCGCAGGGTTACGGCGAGGTGCAGGACCTGGGGGAATCTTTCAACAACATGGCCGCCACGCTGCGCCACGACCGCGACCTGCGCCGCGACATGATAGCCGACATCGCCCACGAGCTGCGCACACCTATTTCTGTGCTGCAGGGCAACATAGAAGGCATGATTGACGGCGTGCTACCCAATAACCGCCAGACGCTGGACACCCTGCACGGCGAAACACTCGAGCTGGCGCGCCTGGTCGAGGATTTGCGCACGCTGTCGCTGGCCGAGGCAGGGCAACTGAAATTCGATTTGCAGCCGCTGGACCTCGGCAAGCTGAGTGCCAGAGTGGTGGATTCGTTCAAAGCCGTGGCCTCCACGCGCGGGATAGAGATAAAACTCTCGATTCCTTCCAAAATCGAGCTGGTCAGTGCGGATGCCGACCGTACGGCGCAGGTGCTGCGCAACCTGATAGACAACGCCCTTAAATACAGCCCTGATGGCCGCAGCATAGAGGTTCAGGTTATCTCTGAGAAGGGAAACGTGGCGGTTTCCGTAGCCGACCACGGGCAGGGTATACCGGCGGAAAACCTGCCGCTGGTCTTCGAGCGGTTTTACCGGGTGGACCGCTCGCGCTCGCGTTCCACCGGCGGCTCGGGGCTGGGGCTGGCTATCGCCAAACAGCTTGTGGAAGCACAGGGAGGCAGCATCCGGATGGAAAGTAAACCCGGCGCAGGCAGCACCTTTTCCTTCAGCCTGCCGGAAATGTAG